A window of Peromyscus eremicus chromosome 7, PerEre_H2_v1, whole genome shotgun sequence contains these coding sequences:
- the Vstm5 gene encoding V-set and transmembrane domain-containing protein 5 has product MGSYVYPTGQGVSLHIPRSAINATVQEDILLSVDYSCHGVPTIEWKYTSTWGVQKIVEWKPGTPTNVSQSHRDRVCTFDNGSIQLFSVGVRDSGYYVITVTEHLGSRQFGTIVLHVSEIRYEDLHFVAVFFALLAAVAAVLISLMWVCNRCAYKFQRKRRHKLQESTTEELEMKDIEC; this is encoded by the exons ATGGGTTCGTATGTGTACCCTACAGGTCAGGGTGTGTCGCTGCACATCCCACGGTCAGCCATCAATGCCACCGTCCAAGAAGACATCCTACTGTCCGTGGATTACTCCTGCCACGGGGTGCCCACTATTGAGTGGAAGTACACCTCAACCTGGGGTGTGCAGAAGATTGTGGAGTGGAAACCAGGGACCCCCACCAATGTCTCCCAAAGCCACAGAGACAGAGTCTGCACCTTCGACAATGGCTCCATCCAGCTTTTCAGTGTGGGCGTGAGGGATTCTGGCTACTACGTCATCACTGTCACAGAGCACCTGGGGAGCAGGCAGTTTGGCACAATCGTACTGCATGTGTCTG AGATCCGCTATGAAGACCTCCACTTTGTCGCCGTCTTCTTCGCTCTGCTCGCCGCTGTGGCTGCAGTGCTCATCAGCCTCATGTGGGTCTGCAATCGGTGTGCCTACAAATTCCAAAGGAAGAGGAGACACAAGCTCCAAG AAAGCACCACTGAGGAGCTTGAAATGAAAGACATTGAGTGTTAG